From Ipomoea triloba cultivar NCNSP0323 chromosome 5, ASM357664v1, the proteins below share one genomic window:
- the LOC116019470 gene encoding acetylajmalan esterase-like produces MAMASYSVLLITAFFLFPIAFAATSGIFPAFKSIYQFGNSLSDTGNLLRWGTMFYPADKLPYGETYFRKATGRFSDGRLIVDFIAAAANLPYLDAYLNKNGSFAHGVNFAVAGATANEREFFDKRNISYDEFKPAILEQLEWFEKYINSTCRKDCAEKFGNSLFIFGEYGGNDYFPAFQQGKSMREVMSYVPHTVAAIIHGVKRVIQHGAKRILVPGPYPFGCLPSQLTNSGTGNDTDYDQFGCLKKYNDFAAYHNRFLQVALSKLNRQYASKGVVIVYGDFYGGFMNIFHNANELGFNHESGSLVKACCGGGGTYNFNKEKPCGKEGSSVCTNPKAAVHWDGVHLTDASHRHISQYVINQVASKLAL; encoded by the coding sequence ATGGCAATGGCGTCTTATTCCGTCTTGCTAATAACCGCTTTCTTTCTCTTCCCTATAGCCTTTGCTGCAACCTCCGGCATCTTTCCGGCCTTCAAAAGCATCTACCAATTCGGAAACTCCCTCTCCGATACCGGAAACTTACTCCGATGGGGCACTATGTTTTACCCCGCCGACAAACTCCCATACGGCGAGACCTACTTCCGTAAAGCCACCGGTAGATTCTCCGACGGCCGCCTCATCGTCGACTTCATCGCCGCCGCCGCTAACCTCCCGTACCTCGACGCGTACCTGAACAAAAACGGTTCGTTCGCTCACGGCGTTAATTTCGCCGTCGCCGGAGCAACGGCGAACGAGAGGGAGTTTTTCGACAAAAGAAACATTTCGTACGATGAATTCAAACCGGCGATTCTCGAGCAATTGGAGTGGTTCGAGAAGTATATTAACTCAACGTGCCGCAAAGATTGCGCCGAGAAATTCGGGAATTCGTTATTCATCTTCGGGGAATATGGCGGGAACGACTACTTTCCCGCGTTCCAGCAAGGCAAGTCGATGCGTGAGGTCATGTCTTACGTCCCTCACACCGTGGCCGCTATTATTCACGGCGTTAAACGGGTCATCCAGCACGGAGCCAAACGGATCCTGGTTCCGGGTCCCTACCCGTTCGGGTGCTTGCCGTCGCAACTGACAAACTCCGGCACCGGCAACGACACCGATTACGACCAATTCGGTTGCCTGAAAAAGTACAACGACTTCGCCGCCTACCACAACCGCTTCTTACAAGTCGCTCTGTCTAAACTCAACCGCCAATACGCCAGCAAAGGCGTCGTTATCGTCTACGGCGATTTCTACGGCGGTTTTATGAACATTTTCCACAACGCAAATGAGCTCGGATTTAACCACGAGAGCGGGTCGTTGGTGAAAGCTTGCTGTGGAGGGGGAGGgacttataattttaataaggaGAAGCCTTGTGGAAAGGAGGGGTCTTCGGTGTGCACCAATCCCAAGGCCGCCGTGCACTGGGACGGCGTTCATCTCACCGACGCATCTCACCGCCATATTTCCCAGTACGTCATTAATCAAGTGGCTAGCAAGCTCGCCCTTTAG
- the LOC116018695 gene encoding acetylajmalan esterase-like → MASSFILTAFILFPLAFAANSPPFPSFKRIYQFGDSLADTGNLIRLPRPGGSGYYPPEHLPYGQTFFGKPTGRISDGRLIVDFIAAALNLPFLDAYLNTNGSFAHGVNFAVAGATALDEEFFAERKVNISNFRPPISKQLEWFETHLNSTASRSESLEDSLFIFGEFGGNDYFSFIRQGRPIEEIRANVVPYVVAAIIHGIKRIVHLGAKRIVVPGPSPFGCLPPLLASSSNASDPADYDAFGCLKAFNAFSSYHNRFLKRALFSLNRQLSGEGVAIVYGDYEGAFLEILQKPSSYGFDKEWLLKACCGGGGKYNINPTKPCGTNGTDVCPRPGHAVNWDGVHLTDAAYHLISQILIHQSISKLI, encoded by the coding sequence ATGGCGTCTTCCTTCATTCTCACTGCTTTCATTCTCTTCCCTTTAGCCTTCGCTGCCAACTCCCCGCCTTTTCCCTCCTTCAAACGCATCTACCAGTTCGGCGATTCCCTAGCCGACACTGGAAACTTAATCCGCCTCCCCAGGCCTGGAGGCAGTGGCTATTACCCCCCGGAACACCTCCCTTACGGACAGACCTTCTTCGGAAAACCCACAGGTCGGATCTCCGACGGTCGTCTCATCGTTGACTTCATCGCCGCCGCTCTCAATCTCCCGTTCCTCGACGCCTACCTGAACACCAACGGTTCATTCGCTCACGGCGTTAATTTCGCCGTCGCAGGAGCCACGGCGCTGGACGAGGAATTTTTCGCAGAGAGGAAAGTTAACATTTCGAATTTCAGACCGCCGATTAGCAAGCAATTGGAATGGTTCGAGACGCACCTCAACTCTACGGCATCGCGATCGGAATCCCTGGAAGATTCGCTGTTCATTTTCGGGGAATTTGGCGGGAACGATTACTTCTCCTTCATTCGCCAAGGAAGGCCGATTGAAGAAATTAGGGCTAACGTCGTACCTTACGTCGTCGCCGCAATAATCCACGGAATTAAACGGATCGTCCATCTCGGAGCTAAGCGGATCGTGGTTCCCGGCCCGTCCCCGTTCGGCTGCTTGCCGCCGCTACTCGCCTCCTCTTCCAACGCCTCCGATCCGGCGGATTACGACGCCTTTGGATGCCTGAAAGCGTTCAACGCCTTCAGTTCCTACCACAACCGCTTTTTAAAACGCGCTCTGTTTTCGCTCAATCGACAACTCTCCGGCGAGGGCGTTGCGATCGTTTACGGCGACTACGAAGGCGCTTTCCTGGAAATTCTCCAGAAACCGTCTTCATATGGATTCGATAAGGAGTGGTTGCTTAAAGCCTGCTGCGGAGGGGGCGGGAAGTATAATATTAACCCGACCAAACCTTGCGGAACCAATGGTACTGACGTATGCCCCCGCCCAGGCCACGCCGTGAATTGGGACGGCGTTCATCTTACCGATGCAGCTTATCATCTAATTTCTCAGATTCTCATTCATCAGTCGATCAGTAAGCTGATATGA